In a single window of the Cucurbita pepo subsp. pepo cultivar mu-cu-16 chromosome LG18, ASM280686v2, whole genome shotgun sequence genome:
- the LOC111779689 gene encoding cytochrome P450 71A24-like isoform X2, which yields MEGDLLVALIGHPVSVAGFIVLFICLLFRQKSSSQEEQSSPPSPPRKLPIFGHLLKLGSHPHITLQSYARRHGPLFLLHLGSKPTIVVSSSEIARDVMKTHDLVFANRPKSSMADKLLYNANDISAAPYGEYWRQMRSVGVLHLLSNKRVQSFRSVREEEVKLMIEKIQQNPISVNLTETFSGVTNNVVCRVALGAKYGVGEDWIKLRSLILEFLELLGSFGVRDFIPWLGWIDGISGLDARAKRVAKELDVFLGRVIQDHVDSENRDENSGKHKDLVDVLLWIQRNNTIGFPLEMDSIKALILDMFAAGTETTSTVLEWTMSELLKHPEVMKKLKSEIREISGDHKAYYVNEDDLDKMHYLKAVLKETLRLHPPIPLLVPRESTQCIKLRGYDIKPKTRVMINAWAIGRDPEVWDEAEEFRPERFMNNSIDFKGQDFELIPFGAGRRGCPGIAFATVINEVALANLVHKFEWMLPNGEDLDMTGAFGLTIHRKHPLVATATPC from the exons ATGGAAGGTGATCTCCTTGTTGCGTTGATTGGTCACCCAGTTTCCGTCGCTGGCTTCATTGTCCTGTTCATCTGCCTTTTGTTTCGTCAAAAATCTTCATCACAAGAAGAACAATCCTCGCCACCATCTCCACCAAGAAAGCTTCCAATTTTCGGACATCTTTTGAAGCTTGGCTCCCATCCTCATATCACTCTCCAGAGCTACGCCCGCCGCCATGGCCCTCTGTTTCTCCTCCACCTCggatccaagcccaccatcGTGGTCTCTTCATCCGAAATAGCTCGTGATGTCATGAAAACCCACGATCTTGTCTTTGCCAACCGACCCAAATCGAGTATGGCCGATAAGCTTCTTTACAATGCCAACGACATATCAGCTGCTCCTTATGGCGAGTATTGGAGGCAGATGAGAAGCGTTGGCGTACTTCACCTTTTGAGTAACAAAAGGGTTCAATCCTTCCGCTCTGTGAGAGAAGAAGAGGTCAAATTAATGATCGAGAAGATCCAACAGAACCCAATATCGGTGAATTTGACCGAAACCTTCTCTGGAGTGACCAACAACGTGGTTTGCAGAGTGGCTTTAGGAGCAAAATATGGAGTGGGAGAAGATTGGATTAAGTTAAGGTCTCTTATATTGGAATTTCTGGAATTGTTAGGGAGCTTTGGCGTTAGAGACTTCATTCCTTGGCTGGGTTGGATCGATGGTATCAGTGGGCTGGACGCCAGAGCAAAGCGGGTAGCCAAAGAGCTGGATGTTTTCCTAGGCAGAGTGATTCAAGATCATGTCGATTCGGAAAACAGAGACGAGAATTCTGGTAAGCACAAGGACCTGGTCGATGTTCTGCTTTGGATACAGAGAAACAACACCATTGGTTTCCCCCTTGAAATGGATAGCATAAAAGCTTTAATCTTG GACATGTTTGCAGCAGGCACAGAAACAACTTCCACAGTATTGGAGTGGACAATGTCAGAATTGTTGAAACACCCAGAAGtcatgaagaaattgaagagtGAGATTAGAGAAATATCAGGCGATCACAAAGCATACTACGTAAATGAAGATGATCTAGACAAAATGCATTACTTGAAAGCAGTACTAAAGGAAACATTGCGTCTACACCCGCCAATCCCACTTCTCGTCCCGAGAGAATCAACCCAATGCATAAAGCTAAGGGGCTATGATATTAAACCCAAGACCCGAGTTATGATCAATGCATGGGCTATTGGAAGAGACCCAGAAGTGTGGGATGAAGCAGAGGAGTTTCGGCCAGAACGGTTTATGAACAACTCGATAGATTTCAAGGGTCAGGATTTTGAGTTGATCCCATTTGGCGCTGGGAGGAGAGGATGTCCTGGAATTGCGTTCGCAACGGTGATAAACGAGGTAGCTTTAGCAAATCTGGTgcataaatttgaatggatgTTGCCAAATGGTGAGGATTTAGACATGACTGGGGCGTTTGGGTTAACCATTCATAGGAAACATCCTCTTGTAGCCACGGCAACTCCTTGTTAG
- the LOC111779689 gene encoding cytochrome P450 71A3-like isoform X3 — protein MEGDLLVALIGHPVSVAGFIVLFICLLFRQKSSSQEEQSSPPSPPRKLPIFGHLLKLGSHPHITLQSYARRHGPLFLLHLGSKPTIVVSSSEIARDVMKTHDLVFANRPKSSMADKLLYNANDISAAPYGEYWRQMRSVGVLHLLSNKRVQSFRSVREEEVKLMIEKIQQNPISVNLTETFSGVTNNVVCRVALGAKYGVGEDWIKLRSLILEFLELLGSFGVRDFIPWLGWIDGISGLDARAKRVAKELDVFLGRVIQDHVDSENRDENSGKHKDLVDVLLWIQRNNTIGFPLEMDSIKALILDMFSAGTDTISTVLEWAMSELLKHPEVMKKLKSEIREISGDHKAYYVNEDDLDKMHYLKAVLKETLRLHPPIPLLVPRESTQCIKLRGYDIKPKTRVMINAWAIGRDPEVWDEAEEFRPERFMNNSIDFKGQDFELIPFGAGRRGCPGIAFATVINEVALANLVHKFEWMLPNGEDLDMTGAFGLTIHRKHPLVATATPC, from the exons ATGGAAGGTGATCTCCTTGTTGCGTTGATTGGTCACCCAGTTTCCGTCGCTGGCTTCATTGTCCTGTTCATCTGCCTTTTGTTTCGTCAAAAATCTTCATCACAAGAAGAACAATCCTCGCCACCATCTCCACCAAGAAAGCTTCCAATTTTCGGACATCTTTTGAAGCTTGGCTCCCATCCTCATATCACTCTCCAGAGCTACGCCCGCCGCCATGGCCCTCTGTTTCTCCTCCACCTCggatccaagcccaccatcGTGGTCTCTTCATCCGAAATAGCTCGTGATGTCATGAAAACCCACGATCTTGTCTTTGCCAACCGACCCAAATCGAGTATGGCCGATAAGCTTCTTTACAATGCCAACGACATATCAGCTGCTCCTTATGGCGAGTATTGGAGGCAGATGAGAAGCGTTGGCGTACTTCACCTTTTGAGTAACAAAAGGGTTCAATCCTTCCGCTCTGTGAGAGAAGAAGAGGTCAAATTAATGATCGAGAAGATCCAACAGAACCCAATATCGGTGAATTTGACCGAAACCTTCTCTGGAGTGACCAACAACGTGGTTTGCAGAGTGGCTTTAGGAGCAAAATATGGAGTGGGAGAAGATTGGATTAAGTTAAGGTCTCTTATATTGGAATTTCTGGAATTGTTAGGGAGCTTTGGCGTTAGAGACTTCATTCCTTGGCTGGGTTGGATCGATGGTATCAGTGGGCTGGACGCCAGAGCAAAGCGGGTAGCCAAAGAGCTGGATGTTTTCCTAGGCAGAGTGATTCAAGATCATGTCGATTCGGAAAACAGAGACGAGAATTCTGGTAAGCACAAGGACCTGGTCGATGTTCTGCTTTGGATACAGAGAAACAACACCATTGGTTTCCCCCTTGAAATGGATAGCATAAAAGCTTTAATCTTG GACATGTTTTCAGCTGGCACAGACACAATCTCCACAGTATTGGAGTGGGCAATGTCAGAATTGTTGAAACACCCAGAAGtcatgaagaaattgaagagtGAGATTAGAGAAATATCAG GCGATCACAAAGCATACTACGTAAATGAAGATGATCTAGACAAAATGCATTACTTGAAAGCAGTACTAAAGGAAACATTGCGTCTACACCCGCCAATCCCACTTCTCGTCCCGAGAGAATCAACCCAATGCATAAAGCTAAGGGGCTATGATATTAAACCCAAGACCCGAGTTATGATCAATGCATGGGCTATTGGAAGAGACCCAGAAGTGTGGGATGAAGCAGAGGAGTTTCGGCCAGAACGGTTTATGAACAACTCGATAGATTTCAAGGGTCAGGATTTTGAGTTGATCCCATTTGGCGCTGGGAGGAGAGGATGTCCTGGAATTGCGTTCGCAACGGTGATAAACGAGGTAGCTTTAGCAAATCTGGTgcataaatttgaatggatgTTGCCAAATGGTGAGGATTTAGACATGACTGGGGCGTTTGGGTTAACCATTCATAGGAAACATCCTCTTGTAGCCACGGCAACTCCTTGTTAG
- the LOC111779689 gene encoding cytochrome P450 71A24-like isoform X1 — MDCDLLVGLICHPVSVAGFIILFIWLFFRQESSSQEEESSPPSPPRKLPIFGHLLKLGSHPHITLQSYARRHGPLFLLHLGSRPTIVVSSSELARDVMKTHDLVFANRPKSTKHDKLLYNSKVVAAAPYGEYWRQMKSIDVLHLLSNRRVQSFRSVREEEVKLMIEKIQQNPISVNLTETFSGLTNDVVCRVALGRKFDAGEDGMKLRSLLLELLDLLGSFGVRDFIPWLGWIDGISGLDAKGKRVAKELDVFLDRVIQDHVHSENRDENSGKHKDLVDVLLWVQRNNSIGFPLEMDSIKALILDMFAAGTETTSTVLEWTMSELLKHPEVMKKLKSEIREISGDHKAYYVNEDDLDKMHYLKAVLKETLRLHPPIPLLVPRESTQCIKLRGYDIKPKTRVMINAWAIGRDPEVWDEAEEFRPERFMNNSIDFKGQDFELIPFGAGRRGCPGIAFATVINEVALANLVHKFEWMLPNGEDLDMTGAFGLTIHRKHPLVATATPC, encoded by the exons ATGGATTGTGATCTCCTTGTTGGGTTGATTTGTCACCCAGTTTCCGTCGCTGGTTTCATCATCCTCTTCATCTGGTTATTCTTTCGTCAAGAATCTTCAtcacaagaagaagaatcctCACCACCATCTCCACCAAGAAAGCTTCCAATTTTCGGACATCTTCTGAAGCTTGGCTCCCATCCTCACATCACTCTCCAAAGCTACGCCCGCCGCCATGGCCCTCTGTTTCTCCTCCACCTCGGCTCCAGGCCCACCATCGTGGTTTCTTCATCCGAACTAGCTCGTGATGTCATGAAGACCCACGATCTCGTCTTCGCCAACCGACCCAAATCAACCAAGCACGATAAGCTTCTTTACAACTCCAAAGTCGTAGCCGCAGCTCCTTATGGCGAGTATTGGAGGCAGATGAAGAGCATTGACGTGCTTCACCTTTTGAGCAACAGAAGGGTTCAATCCTTTCGCTCTGTCAGAGAAGAAGAGGTCAAATTGATGATTGAAAAGATCCAACAGAACCCAATATCCGTGAATTTGACTGAAACGTTCTCTGGACTGACCAACGACGTGGTTTGCAGAGTAGCTTTAGGGAGAAAATTTGATGCGGGAGAAGATGGGATGAAGTTAAGGTCTCTTCTGTTGGAATTGCTGGACCTGTTGGGGAGCTTTGGCGTTAGAGACTTCATTCCTTGGCTGGGTTGGATCGATGGTATTAGTGGGCTGGACGCCAAAGGAAAGCGGGTAGCTAAAGAGCTGGATGTTTTCTTAGACAGAGTGATTCAAGATCATGTCCATTCGGAAAACAGAGACGAGAATTCTGGTAAGCACAAGGACCTGGTAGATGTTCTGCTTTGGGTACAGAGAAACAACTCCATTGGTTTTCCCCTTGAAATGGATAGCATAAAAGCGTTAATCTTG GACATGTTTGCAGCAGGCACAGAAACAACTTCCACAGTATTGGAGTGGACAATGTCAGAATTGTTGAAACACCCAGAAGtcatgaagaaattgaagagtGAGATTAGAGAAATATCAGGCGATCACAAAGCATACTACGTAAATGAAGATGATCTAGACAAAATGCATTACTTGAAAGCAGTACTAAAGGAAACATTGCGTCTACACCCGCCAATCCCACTTCTCGTCCCGAGAGAATCAACCCAATGCATAAAGCTAAGGGGCTATGATATTAAACCCAAGACCCGAGTTATGATCAATGCATGGGCTATTGGAAGAGACCCAGAAGTGTGGGATGAAGCAGAGGAGTTTCGGCCAGAACGGTTTATGAACAACTCGATAGATTTCAAGGGTCAGGATTTTGAGTTGATCCCATTTGGCGCTGGGAGGAGAGGATGTCCTGGAATTGCGTTCGCAACGGTGATAAACGAGGTAGCTTTAGCAAATCTGGTgcataaatttgaatggatgTTGCCAAATGGTGAGGATTTAGACATGACTGGGGCGTTTGGGTTAACCATTCATAGGAAACATCCTCTTGTAGCCACGGCAACTCCTTGTTAG